In Pectobacterium aroidearum, the following are encoded in one genomic region:
- the rodZ gene encoding cytoskeleton protein RodZ, with the protein MNTEATQDTTEAKLPGERLREARERLGFTQQTIAERLCLKISTVRDIEDGTTPADLAPTFLRGYVRSYAKLVHLPEDELLPAVDKQAIPKTISVSPMQSFSLKKSRKKRDGWLMTITWLVVLVVLGLTGAWWWQNHQAQQAEINSMVDHASSMQAQTEGQPVPLMDNSAPQETATPNSAAAPASTPVDLSATVTATPSTPSSVSSTTPSTAPSSQSPSQANTAQHQTAGNGLLGAGAVAPAAGTVAESNPVPAAHALVMTFTADCWLEVTDASGKKLFSGMQRNGGTLNLDGQSPYKLKIGAPAAVQIQFQGKPVDLSRFVRSNQVARLTLTAE; encoded by the coding sequence ATGAATACTGAAGCCACCCAAGATACAACAGAAGCAAAACTACCCGGTGAACGTCTGCGTGAGGCGCGTGAACGCCTTGGATTTACCCAGCAAACTATTGCCGAGCGTTTGTGCCTTAAAATCTCCACCGTTCGTGATATTGAAGACGGTACAACGCCTGCCGATTTAGCGCCGACCTTTTTGCGCGGCTATGTCCGTTCTTATGCCAAGCTGGTTCATTTACCCGAAGATGAACTGCTTCCCGCTGTGGATAAACAGGCGATACCTAAAACGATCTCTGTCTCGCCAATGCAGAGTTTTTCGCTGAAAAAAAGCCGCAAAAAGCGTGATGGCTGGTTGATGACAATCACCTGGCTGGTCGTGCTGGTTGTTCTGGGGCTGACGGGCGCATGGTGGTGGCAAAACCATCAGGCTCAGCAGGCGGAAATCAACAGCATGGTCGATCACGCTAGTTCGATGCAGGCACAAACGGAAGGGCAGCCCGTTCCGCTGATGGACAACAGCGCACCGCAGGAAACGGCGACACCGAATTCTGCTGCGGCACCCGCTTCTACGCCAGTCGACCTGTCTGCGACTGTCACGGCGACACCTTCAACGCCTTCTTCTGTTTCCTCAACGACGCCGTCAACGGCACCTTCCAGCCAATCGCCTTCACAGGCAAATACTGCACAGCATCAGACTGCGGGTAATGGGCTGTTAGGCGCTGGGGCAGTCGCCCCCGCTGCGGGTACGGTAGCGGAGAGCAATCCGGTCCCTGCAGCCCATGCATTGGTTATGACTTTCACGGCCGATTGCTGGCTGGAAGTGACGGATGCCAGTGGCAAGAAACTGTTCAGCGGCATGCAACGTAACGGCGGCACGCTGAATCTGGATGGTCAGTCGCCCTATAAACTTAAAATTGGCGCACCTGCTGCGGTACAGATTCAATTTCAAGGCAAGCCGGTTGATTTAAGCCGCTTTGTGCGCAGTAATCAGGTCGCACGCCTGACGCTGACCGCAGAATAA
- the ispG gene encoding flavodoxin-dependent (E)-4-hydroxy-3-methylbut-2-enyl-diphosphate synthase translates to MHNAAPITRRKSKRIYVGKVPVGDGAPIAVQSMTNTRTTDVEATVNQIRSLERVGVDIVRVSVPTMDAAEAFKLIKQQVNVPLVADIHFDYRIALKVAEYGVDCLRINPGNIGNEERIRSVVDCARYNNIPIRIGVNGGSLEKDLQEKYGEPTPEALLESAMRHVDILDRLNFDQFKVSVKASDVFLAVQSYRLLAARIDQPLHLGITEAGGARSGAVKSAIGLGLLLSEGIGDTLRISLAADPVEEVKVGFDILKSLRIRSRGINFIACPTCSRQEFDVIGTVNALEQRLEDIITPMDVSIIGCVVNGPGEALVSTIGVTGGHNKSGFYEDGVRQRERFDNEQMIDQLEAKIRAKASMMDENQRITVNLVDK, encoded by the coding sequence ATGCATAACGCTGCACCCATAACCCGTCGAAAATCAAAACGGATTTACGTCGGCAAGGTGCCTGTAGGTGATGGTGCGCCGATTGCGGTGCAATCCATGACCAACACCCGAACCACCGACGTTGAAGCTACCGTCAATCAAATCAGATCGCTGGAACGTGTTGGCGTCGATATTGTTCGCGTCTCCGTGCCAACGATGGACGCGGCGGAAGCCTTTAAGCTTATAAAACAGCAGGTGAATGTCCCGCTCGTCGCCGACATTCACTTTGACTACCGCATCGCGCTGAAAGTCGCGGAATACGGCGTCGACTGTCTGCGCATCAACCCCGGTAATATTGGTAATGAAGAGCGTATTCGCTCGGTTGTCGATTGTGCGCGTTACAACAATATCCCGATCCGTATTGGCGTGAACGGCGGTTCGTTGGAAAAAGATTTGCAGGAAAAATACGGCGAACCAACGCCGGAAGCGCTGTTGGAATCGGCGATGCGCCATGTCGATATCCTCGACCGCCTGAATTTCGATCAGTTTAAAGTCAGCGTTAAAGCCTCGGATGTTTTTCTGGCAGTGCAATCCTATCGCCTGCTGGCAGCGCGTATCGATCAGCCGCTGCACCTTGGTATTACCGAAGCTGGTGGCGCACGTAGCGGCGCGGTGAAATCGGCTATTGGCCTCGGTCTGCTACTGTCCGAAGGCATTGGCGACACGCTGCGTATTTCACTGGCGGCCGATCCGGTTGAGGAAGTGAAAGTCGGCTTCGATATCCTGAAGTCACTGCGCATTCGTTCACGCGGAATCAACTTTATTGCTTGTCCAACCTGTTCCCGTCAGGAATTTGACGTGATCGGGACGGTGAACGCGCTGGAACAACGGTTGGAAGACATTATCACGCCGATGGATGTGTCGATTATCGGTTGCGTGGTGAATGGTCCCGGTGAAGCGCTGGTGTCGACCATTGGCGTCACTGGTGGACATAACAAGAGTGGCTTCTATGAAGACGGCGTGCGGCAGAGAGAGCGCTTCGATAACGAACAGATGATCGATCAGTTAGAAGCCAAGATCCGCGCGAAAGCCTCCATGATGGACGAAAATCAGCGTATTACCGTCAATCTGGTGGATAAATAA
- the hisS gene encoding histidine--tRNA ligase, which produces MAKNIQAIRGMNDYLPAETALWQRIENSLKQVLSGYGYNEIRLPIVEQTPLFKRAIGEVTDVVEKEMYTFDDRNGDSLTLRPEGTAGCVRAGIEHGILYNQEQRLWYVGPMFRYERPQKGRYRQFHQLGCEVFGLQGPDIDAELILMTARWWRVLGIADHVKLELNSIGSLDARARYREALVAFLEQHKDQLDEDCLRRMYTNPLRVLDTKNPQIQVLLNDAPVLTDYLDDESREHFEALGELLTQSGIPYTVNPRLVRGLDYYNRTVFEWVTTSLGAQGTVCAGGRYDGMVEQLGGHATPAVGFAMGLERLVLLVQSVNPDFKAQPGVDVYLISSGAGTQVAAMQLAEKLRDALPQLKLMTNYGGGNFKKQFARADKWGARVALVLGENEVAAGQVVVKNLSNGEQDTLAQADVASRLATLLD; this is translated from the coding sequence GTGGCAAAAAATATTCAAGCCATCCGTGGCATGAACGATTACCTGCCAGCCGAAACGGCATTGTGGCAGCGTATTGAAAACAGCCTGAAACAGGTGCTCAGCGGCTACGGCTATAATGAAATTCGTTTGCCGATTGTCGAGCAAACGCCGCTGTTTAAGCGCGCTATCGGTGAAGTGACCGATGTCGTCGAAAAAGAGATGTATACCTTTGACGATCGCAATGGCGACAGTCTGACTCTGCGTCCGGAAGGGACGGCAGGCTGCGTCCGCGCCGGTATTGAGCACGGTATTCTCTATAATCAGGAACAGCGCCTGTGGTATGTCGGTCCGATGTTCCGCTACGAGCGTCCGCAGAAAGGGCGTTATCGCCAGTTCCATCAGTTGGGTTGTGAAGTGTTTGGTCTGCAAGGGCCGGATATCGACGCCGAATTGATCCTGATGACGGCTCGCTGGTGGCGGGTGCTGGGCATTGCCGATCATGTGAAGCTGGAATTGAACTCGATCGGTTCATTAGACGCGCGCGCGCGCTATCGTGAAGCGCTGGTCGCGTTCCTCGAACAGCATAAAGATCAGTTGGATGAAGACTGCCTGCGCCGGATGTACACCAACCCGTTGCGCGTTCTGGATACGAAAAATCCGCAGATTCAGGTTCTGCTGAACGACGCGCCAGTGCTGACGGACTATCTGGATGACGAATCGCGTGAGCACTTTGAAGCGTTGGGTGAACTTTTAACGCAGTCTGGTATCCCATATACCGTTAATCCGCGTCTGGTTCGTGGTTTGGATTACTATAACCGCACGGTATTTGAATGGGTCACCACCAGTCTGGGCGCGCAGGGCACGGTCTGTGCCGGTGGGCGTTATGATGGTATGGTGGAACAACTAGGCGGGCATGCAACGCCAGCGGTCGGTTTTGCGATGGGGCTGGAGCGTCTGGTTCTGCTGGTTCAATCTGTGAACCCAGATTTCAAAGCTCAGCCAGGTGTGGATGTTTATCTGATTTCTTCCGGTGCGGGAACGCAGGTTGCTGCAATGCAGCTGGCGGAGAAATTACGTGATGCGCTACCGCAGTTGAAACTGATGACCAACTACGGCGGTGGCAACTTTAAGAAACAGTTCGCTCGCGCGGATAAATGGGGCGCTCGCGTCGCATTGGTATTAGGCGAAAATGAAGTGGCGGCTGGTCAGGTTGTGGTTAAAAACCTGAGCAATGGCGAGCAGGATACATTGGCACAGGCCGACGTCGCATCGCGGCTGGCAACGTTACTGGATTGA
- a CDS encoding YfgM family protein yields the protein MEVYTTENEQVDALRRFLAENGKALVVGVVLGVGALVGWRFWQNHQNDSVMAASASYQQVTEQLAEGKTDAIAATEKFTAENKNAYGALASLELARHYVDLKDFAKAEQQLVQALSQTKDADLLAVVNLRLARVQLQENKADDALKTLDAIKLEGWASQAAEVRGDILASKGDNQAARDAYNKGLSSNPSQAQQALLRMKLNNLSS from the coding sequence GTGGAAGTCTATACCACAGAGAATGAACAGGTTGATGCACTACGTCGTTTCCTCGCGGAGAACGGAAAGGCGTTAGTGGTCGGTGTTGTGCTGGGTGTTGGCGCACTGGTTGGCTGGCGTTTCTGGCAAAACCACCAAAATGATAGCGTGATGGCGGCGTCCGCATCCTATCAGCAGGTGACGGAGCAACTGGCTGAAGGCAAAACCGACGCGATTGCGGCAACAGAGAAATTTACGGCTGAGAATAAAAACGCCTATGGCGCGCTGGCTTCTCTGGAATTGGCTCGTCATTACGTTGATCTGAAAGATTTTGCAAAAGCAGAACAGCAATTGGTACAGGCGCTGTCGCAGACGAAAGATGCCGACCTGCTGGCGGTGGTGAACCTGCGTCTGGCGCGGGTTCAGCTACAAGAAAACAAAGCGGATGACGCGCTGAAAACGCTGGATGCCATCAAGCTGGAAGGCTGGGCGTCACAGGCTGCGGAAGTTCGTGGCGATATTCTGGCGAGCAAAGGGGATAATCAGGCTGCGCGTGATGCCTACAACAAAGGGTTGTCTTCCAATCCATCGCAGGCACAGCAAGCGTTACTGCGCATGAAACTGAATAACCTGTCCAGCTAA
- the bamB gene encoding outer membrane protein assembly factor BamB — protein sequence MQLRKTLLVGLVSVALLSGCSLFNSEEDVVTMSPLPQVENQFTPTKVWNSSVGSGIGEFYSNLHPAWQDNRVFAADRRGTVKAMDLSDGKEIWRADLSEKTNFFSRNNPALLSGGVTVSGNHVYVGSEKAQVYALNAEDGTPVWQTKVAGEALSRPVVSDGVVLIHTGNGMLQALNEADGAIKWSVNLDMPTLSLRGESAPTTAFGAAIVGGDNGRVNAVMINQGQLIWQQRISQPSGATEIDRLNDVDTTPVVAGEVVYALGYNGNMTALDLRSGQILWKRELGSVHDFIIDGDRIYLVDQDDRVVALNTNGGVSLWRQSDLLHRNLTAPALYNGYLVVGDAEGYLHWLNTADGRFVAQQKVDSSGFLGKPVVASDKLLIQAKNGDVYAFTR from the coding sequence ATGCAATTGCGTAAAACACTGTTGGTAGGACTGGTTTCTGTTGCCCTGCTGAGCGGATGCTCGCTGTTTAACAGCGAAGAAGATGTCGTCACTATGTCTCCACTGCCGCAGGTGGAAAACCAGTTCACGCCAACCAAGGTGTGGAACAGCTCGGTTGGGAGTGGTATTGGCGAGTTTTACTCCAATCTTCATCCCGCATGGCAGGATAACCGCGTTTTTGCCGCCGATCGTCGTGGTACCGTGAAAGCGATGGATCTGAGTGACGGCAAAGAGATTTGGCGCGCCGATCTGTCTGAGAAGACCAATTTCTTCTCCCGCAATAATCCGGCGCTGCTGTCTGGTGGCGTAACGGTTTCTGGCAACCACGTCTATGTTGGTAGTGAAAAGGCGCAGGTCTATGCGCTGAATGCAGAAGATGGTACGCCAGTATGGCAGACGAAAGTGGCAGGCGAAGCGCTGTCTCGCCCTGTCGTCAGCGACGGTGTGGTGCTGATTCACACCGGCAACGGCATGTTGCAGGCATTGAATGAAGCGGATGGCGCTATCAAATGGAGCGTCAACTTGGATATGCCAACGCTGTCACTGCGTGGTGAATCTGCCCCGACGACCGCATTTGGTGCGGCGATTGTGGGTGGTGACAACGGTCGTGTAAACGCCGTGATGATCAATCAGGGTCAGCTTATCTGGCAGCAGCGTATTTCACAGCCGAGTGGCGCGACCGAAATCGATCGTCTGAACGATGTCGATACGACACCGGTTGTCGCGGGCGAAGTGGTTTACGCGTTGGGTTACAATGGCAACATGACCGCGCTGGATCTGCGTTCCGGTCAGATTCTGTGGAAACGTGAACTGGGCTCAGTGCATGATTTCATCATCGACGGCGACCGCATCTACCTGGTCGATCAGGACGATCGCGTTGTTGCATTGAACACTAACGGTGGAGTGAGCCTGTGGCGTCAAAGCGATCTGCTGCACCGTAACTTAACGGCACCGGCGCTGTATAACGGCTATCTGGTAGTGGGCGATGCCGAAGGTTATCTGCACTGGCTGAATACCGCGGATGGTCGTTTCGTGGCGCAGCAAAAAGTGGATAGCTCTGGCTTCCTCGGCAAGCCTGTAGTTGCCAGCGACAAGCTGCTAATTCAGGCGAAAAACGGTGATGTCTACGCGTTCACCCGCTAG
- the der gene encoding ribosome biogenesis GTPase Der has protein sequence MIPVVALVGRPNVGKSTLFNRLTRTRDALVADFPGLTRDRKYGRAEVEGHEFIIVDTGGIDGTEDGVETRMAGQSLVAIEEADIVLFMVDARAGLMPADEGIAKHLRSREKTTVLVANKTDGLDPDMVTADFYSLGMGEVYPIAASHGRGVTSLLETVLLPFVQDEIEEPVELSEEEENAAYWAALEADEQASEEEAEDDFNPEDLPIKLAIVGRPNVGKSTLTNRILGEERVVVFDMPGTTRDSIYIPMVRDEREYVLIDTAGVRKRGKVTETVEKFSVIKTLQAIEDANVVLLVIDAREGISDQDLSLLGFILNSGRSLVIVVNKWDGLSQEVREQVKETLDLRLGFIDFARIHFISALHGSGVGNLFESVTEAYACATRRVSTAMLTRIMQMASDDHQPPLVRGRRVKLKYAHAGGYNPPIVVIHGNQVKDLPDSYKRYLMNYYRRSLDVMGTPIRIQFKEGENPFADKRNTLTPNQLRKRKRLMSHIKKGK, from the coding sequence ATGATACCTGTCGTCGCGCTGGTCGGGCGCCCGAATGTGGGGAAATCCACGCTATTTAACCGCTTAACGCGCACTCGTGATGCATTGGTGGCGGATTTCCCTGGGCTGACTCGTGACCGCAAGTATGGTCGTGCAGAAGTGGAAGGGCATGAATTTATTATCGTCGATACCGGTGGGATCGACGGTACAGAAGACGGTGTGGAAACGCGTATGGCCGGTCAATCGCTGGTGGCGATTGAAGAAGCGGATATCGTGCTGTTCATGGTCGATGCCCGTGCGGGATTGATGCCTGCGGATGAAGGCATTGCCAAGCATTTGCGCAGCCGTGAAAAAACGACGGTGCTGGTTGCGAACAAAACTGATGGTCTTGACCCGGATATGGTCACGGCAGATTTCTACTCGCTCGGAATGGGGGAAGTGTACCCGATTGCCGCGTCTCACGGTCGCGGCGTCACGTCGTTGCTGGAAACAGTTTTGCTGCCGTTTGTACAAGATGAAATAGAAGAGCCTGTTGAGTTAAGCGAAGAAGAAGAGAACGCAGCTTACTGGGCAGCGTTAGAAGCGGACGAGCAGGCTAGCGAAGAAGAAGCAGAAGACGATTTCAATCCTGAAGATTTGCCAATCAAACTGGCGATTGTCGGGCGTCCGAATGTGGGTAAGTCCACGCTCACTAACCGTATTCTGGGCGAAGAGCGCGTGGTGGTGTTCGACATGCCGGGCACGACGCGTGACAGTATCTACATCCCAATGGTGCGCGACGAACGCGAATACGTTCTGATTGATACCGCTGGGGTACGTAAGCGCGGCAAAGTGACGGAAACGGTAGAAAAATTCTCCGTTATCAAAACGTTGCAAGCGATTGAAGATGCCAACGTGGTGCTGCTGGTTATCGACGCGCGTGAAGGTATTTCCGATCAAGATCTCTCGCTGCTGGGCTTTATCCTCAATAGTGGGCGCTCACTGGTGATCGTGGTGAACAAATGGGATGGCCTGTCGCAGGAAGTGCGTGAGCAGGTGAAAGAGACGTTGGATCTGCGTCTCGGCTTTATCGACTTTGCCCGTATTCACTTCATTTCTGCGTTACATGGCAGCGGCGTGGGTAACCTGTTTGAGTCCGTAACCGAAGCCTATGCGTGCGCCACTCGTCGCGTGAGTACGGCTATGTTGACCCGTATCATGCAGATGGCATCAGACGATCACCAGCCGCCTCTGGTGCGCGGCCGTCGCGTGAAGCTGAAATATGCGCATGCCGGTGGTTATAACCCGCCGATTGTAGTGATTCACGGGAATCAGGTGAAAGACCTGCCGGATTCTTACAAGCGCTATCTGATGAACTACTATCGCCGTTCGCTGGACGTAATGGGCACGCCGATTCGTATCCAGTTTAAAGAAGGGGAAAACCCTTTCGCAGACAAGCGCAACACGCTGACACCAAACCAGCTACGCAAGCGTAAGCGTTTGATGTCACACATTAAAAAAGGTAAGTAA
- a CDS encoding AEC family transporter, whose product MSWETWSFAFNVTMPNVIMLLIGIGLRKINLLNDAFCDTAMRVVFNLSLPCLLFFSVAGNHQSFASQWPLVVYGTIGTLATFLLLEIAAVKLVKDPKERGIFVQGGFRSNTGVMGLAFAMSAYGDEGIAVGSLYLMVTVIMFNALSVITLTRSLQRQSPEQKIPVSQLLRGIVTNPLIIGLLLGAAYGQSQLPMPSVIKQTGGFISSMALPLALLCAGASLEWRSMFRSSNVAVLSSVAKIFVVPGLLTLGGWLVGFRGVELGIIFLFSSTPTAAGSYAMTRAMGGNATLAANIIGLTTVGAFFMIAIGLYVLRSLGVI is encoded by the coding sequence ATGTCCTGGGAAACCTGGAGTTTTGCATTCAACGTCACGATGCCTAATGTGATTATGTTATTGATTGGTATAGGGTTGCGTAAGATCAATCTGCTGAATGATGCGTTTTGTGATACCGCAATGCGGGTTGTATTCAATCTTTCTCTTCCCTGCTTGCTGTTTTTTAGTGTTGCAGGTAATCACCAGTCTTTTGCAAGCCAGTGGCCGCTGGTGGTGTATGGCACGATAGGGACATTGGCGACATTTTTGCTGCTGGAAATCGCGGCGGTGAAGCTCGTCAAGGATCCAAAGGAACGCGGCATCTTTGTGCAAGGCGGGTTCCGTTCAAATACTGGCGTAATGGGGCTGGCGTTTGCGATGAGTGCTTACGGTGATGAAGGCATTGCTGTTGGCTCACTGTATTTGATGGTGACGGTGATTATGTTTAACGCACTGTCTGTTATTACGCTGACGCGCAGCTTGCAGCGACAATCGCCTGAACAGAAGATTCCGGTAAGCCAACTGCTACGGGGCATTGTGACCAATCCGCTGATTATTGGTCTGCTTCTTGGTGCGGCCTACGGGCAAAGCCAACTGCCAATGCCGAGCGTCATCAAGCAGACCGGTGGCTTTATTTCCTCAATGGCGTTGCCGCTGGCGTTATTGTGTGCCGGAGCCAGTCTGGAATGGCGCAGTATGTTTCGTTCGTCCAATGTGGCCGTGCTGTCTTCTGTGGCTAAGATATTCGTTGTGCCGGGGCTGCTCACGCTGGGCGGATGGCTTGTCGGATTTCGCGGTGTCGAGCTGGGGATTATTTTTCTGTTTTCCTCAACGCCAACCGCAGCAGGTAGCTATGCAATGACTCGTGCGATGGGGGGAAACGCCACGCTGGCAGCGAATATTATTGGCTTGACGACGGTTGGCGCGTTTTTCATGATTGCTATTGGGCTGTACGTGCTACGTTCCCTCGGTGTGATTTAA
- a CDS encoding zinc ribbon domain-containing protein — MDALCPDCHHVMLWQSDGSFLCKDCQQHYLRKAACPECNHLLQELKACGAVDYFCQQHGMISKRRVVFSYTPAD; from the coding sequence ATGGATGCGCTTTGTCCTGATTGTCACCACGTGATGCTGTGGCAGTCTGATGGTTCGTTCCTGTGTAAGGACTGCCAGCAGCATTATCTGCGTAAGGCGGCGTGCCCTGAATGTAACCACTTACTTCAGGAACTGAAAGCCTGTGGCGCGGTGGATTACTTCTGCCAGCAGCACGGGATGATTTCCAAACGGCGGGTCGTGTTCAGCTATACACCTGCCGATTAA
- a CDS encoding protealysin inhibitor emfourin yields MKTLPELNEDAIIELAREGGFAFIPKLAGLRRFALASVTSSERERICNAIRNAFPQARDPGEPDGPGRGDQFYYRIHISYRHPQQNQYADVILLIPEDRAPPELTELWRNGAQE; encoded by the coding sequence ATGAAGACACTGCCAGAGCTCAACGAAGACGCCATCATTGAGCTGGCGCGTGAAGGAGGATTCGCCTTCATCCCCAAACTGGCGGGGTTGCGACGCTTCGCGCTCGCCAGCGTGACGTCATCCGAGCGGGAACGCATTTGTAACGCGATCCGTAACGCCTTTCCTCAGGCTCGCGACCCCGGTGAACCAGACGGCCCGGGGCGCGGCGACCAGTTCTATTACCGCATCCACATCAGCTATCGTCACCCGCAGCAGAATCAGTATGCCGATGTTATCCTGCTGATCCCTGAAGACCGTGCGCCGCCGGAACTGACCGAGCTGTGGCGTAACGGCGCACAGGAGTAG
- a CDS encoding M4 family metallopeptidase, which produces MKSRPICSVIPPYILHRIIANGTDEQRHCAQQTLMHVQSLMVSHNPRPEPHEKLPAGQANRNIHDAEQQQQLPGKQVRAEGQPSNGDIAVDEAYNYLGVTYDFFWKIFQRNSLDAEGLPLTGTVHYGQDYQNAFWNGQQMVFGDGDGKIFNRFTIALDVVAHELAHGITEHEAGLIYFRQSGALNESLSDVFGSMVKQYHLGQTAEQADWFIGADLLADGIHGMGLRSMSHPGTAYDDELLGIDPQPSHMSEYVNTREDNGGVHLNSGIPNRAFYLTAIALGGHSWEKAGRIWYDTLCDKSLPQNADFEIFARHTIQHAAKRFNNTVADIVMQSWETVGVEVRQEFL; this is translated from the coding sequence ATGAAGTCCAGACCGATTTGTAGCGTGATTCCCCCTTATATTTTGCATCGCATTATTGCAAACGGCACAGACGAGCAGCGCCACTGCGCGCAACAGACGCTGATGCACGTTCAGTCATTAATGGTCAGCCACAATCCACGCCCGGAACCCCATGAGAAATTACCCGCCGGGCAGGCTAATCGCAACATCCACGATGCCGAACAGCAGCAACAGTTGCCCGGCAAGCAGGTACGTGCGGAAGGCCAGCCCAGCAACGGTGATATCGCCGTCGATGAAGCCTACAACTATCTGGGTGTCACCTATGATTTCTTCTGGAAGATTTTCCAACGTAACTCACTGGACGCCGAGGGGCTGCCGCTGACGGGCACAGTGCATTACGGTCAGGATTACCAGAACGCCTTCTGGAACGGGCAGCAGATGGTATTCGGAGATGGCGACGGCAAAATCTTTAATCGCTTCACGATTGCGCTGGATGTGGTTGCGCATGAACTCGCTCACGGCATTACCGAACACGAAGCAGGACTGATTTATTTTCGTCAGTCCGGCGCGCTGAACGAATCACTTTCCGATGTATTTGGTTCTATGGTCAAGCAGTACCATTTGGGGCAAACCGCTGAGCAGGCGGACTGGTTTATCGGTGCCGATCTGCTGGCAGACGGTATTCACGGGATGGGGCTGCGGTCGATGTCTCACCCAGGCACCGCATATGATGATGAACTGCTAGGGATCGATCCCCAGCCCTCTCATATGAGTGAATATGTGAACACGCGCGAAGACAACGGCGGCGTACACTTGAATTCCGGCATTCCCAACCGAGCATTCTACCTGACAGCCATCGCGCTGGGCGGGCATTCCTGGGAAAAAGCTGGCCGCATCTGGTACGACACGCTGTGCGATAAGTCACTGCCGCAAAATGCGGATTTCGAAATTTTCGCGCGCCATACGATCCAACATGCCGCTAAGCGTTTTAACAACACCGTTGCGGATATCGTCATGCAGTCGTGGGAAACCGTGGGCGTGGAGGTTCGTCAGGAGTTCTTATGA